From Candidatus Nomurabacteria bacterium, one genomic window encodes:
- a CDS encoding Hsp20/alpha crystallin family protein, giving the protein MSFLQRLKGRGVRDGEGLLSDAEETAVDKVAQLHVDVFQTERLIVVYAQSAGADMNDVHVSIEGDADIVLIEGKRVRPEYIVFPKKKVKGSFVAEECVWGDFYRRIILPESVNIDKAEAKIKNGVLILVLPLLKPSEKEKVELRVTTGRKPLKRDTK; this is encoded by the coding sequence ATGTCCTTTCTGCAAAGACTCAAGGGTAGGGGCGTCCGCGATGGTGAGGGGCTTTTGTCTGACGCTGAAGAAACAGCGGTTGATAAAGTTGCTCAGCTACATGTAGACGTATTTCAAACAGAGCGTCTCATTGTGGTGTATGCGCAGTCAGCAGGCGCAGACATGAATGATGTACATGTGTCTATCGAGGGCGATGCTGACATTGTGTTGATCGAAGGTAAGCGTGTGCGACCAGAGTACATCGTCTTCCCAAAGAAAAAAGTTAAAGGATCATTTGTGGCCGAAGAGTGTGTCTGGGGTGATTTTTACCGTCGTATCATTTTGCCTGAGAGTGTGAACATCGATAAGGCGGAAGCAAAGATTAAAAACGGTGTGCTTATCTTGGTACTCCCACTGCTTAAGCCAAGTGAGAAAGAGAAGGTCGAACTTCGAGTTACTACTGGACGTAAGCCACTAAAGAGAGATACCAAATAA